Genomic DNA from Microbacterium sp. NC79:
AGTGTTCAGAACGAAGCAGGCGAAACTGCCACCGGCTACCTCAAGGCCGATGGCACCCCGAACTACCTCCTCGACGAAAACGGTGAGCGTGTGCTCGATGAGGCTGGCTTCCCGGTAACCGAACCAGACGCACTGACCCCGATCGACATGACGACCGGTCACTTCTCCGTGCTGGGATCACACAACGTTTCGCCGCTCGCGATGGCAAACGCGTACGCGACAATCGCGGCGGGTGGCACATACTGCGAACCGCGCTTCATCGACCGTGTCACAGACTCCGACGGCAAGGATCGCCCAGACCTGCTTCCGGTCACCACGTGTACCCCCGGCGTCATCAGCCCTGAGGTCGCCGCAACCGCCATCGTGCCGCTCAGCGCTGTCATGAATGATGGTGCAGGAACGGGTCGCCAGGCCAACAACTGGGACGGCGTGCCGGTGTTCGGCAAGACCGGTACGCACGAAGAGTTCCAGACCTGGATGGTGCAGTCCAGCTCCAAGGTGGCAACGGCCGCGTGGGTCGGTAACTCCGAAGGCGAAAGCGACATGACCTGGATCTGGCTTGATTCGGGCAAGCTCACGGATCTTCGCTACAAGCTCTCCCGCGAATCGCAGGGTGTCGCCAACAGCGTGTTTGGTGGAGCTGCATTCCCGCAGCCCGACCCGAACCTGTCGCGCCAGGTCTACAAAGACCTCCCCAACGTTGTCGGCATGAGCATTGCTGACGCGGAAAAGGCGCTGGAGGATGCTGGCTTCGCCGTCACTGTTGGCCCGGAGATTCCCGGTAGCCAGCCCGCCGGAATCATCGAGCAGCAGGATCCGGGCGCCGGTTCTGTTGTCGCTGGCACGACCGTCACAATCTCCCCAAGCAACGGACAGGGCGGTGCTGTGCCAGACGTGATGGGTATGTCTGTCAAGAACGCCAAGTCAACGCTCATCAACGCCGGGTTCACGAGCATTCAAGAATCCTGCGTCGAAAAGGATGACGCGCCCAAGGAGGGCACTGTCACCGCACAGTCCCCTGGTTCCGGAACTGTGACGACGAAGCAGACTCCGGTTTCGATCACCTACGAGCGAGAAAAGTGCAAGTGAGTTCTGCAGGACGCACAACACGTCGCCTCTTTGCTGCGGCTGGCATCGCTAGTGCCGCCGCGGCAACCTGGGGTTTCGGAATCGAACGCCACCTCTACACGTTGCGTCAGCACACGGTAGCGATCCTGCCGCCGCGTACCGACCCCATTCGCATCCTGCACCTGTCTGACGTGCACATGGCACCGTGGCAGGGGCGCAAGCAAGCATGGCTCGCATCGCTCGCTTCGTTGCGTCCCGATCTCGTCATCAACACCGGCGACAATCTCGGCCACCAGGACGCCCTGCGCGGAATCAAGGCGAGTTTCGCCGGCCTTGCTGGCGTGCCAGGACTCTACGTGCACGGCTCCAACGACATCGTTGCCCCGCGTCCGCGCAACTGGCTCAAATACTTTGCTGGTCCTTCCGAGCCCAGTGACGGCCCGGTCGAGACGCTCGACACCGGGGCCCTCGATGAGTACTTCACCGATGCCCTCGGTTGGCGGCCGCTGAACAACGCTGCCGCCACGCTCGATGTGCGTGGCCACCACATTGGCGCTTTCGGCGTCGATGACCCGCACGTCGGGCGCGACCGCATGGACATGGTGCCGGATCTTGCCGCCAGCGTTGCCGACGCCGAGTTGCGTTTTGGCGTCGCCCACGCACCGTACCGCCGTGTGCTCGATGGCTTGATGGCTGGCGGCGCCGACGTATTGTTCGCTGGGCACACCCACGGTGGACAAGTGCGCATGCCTGGCTTCGGTGCTCTCGTTGCGAACTGCGATATTCCGCTGCACCAGGCACGCGGGCTCTCCACGTGGCATGACGACAGCAGAGCCATCCCCCTCAACGTCAGCGCCGGAGTGGGCCACTCGATCTACGCACCCGTGCGCTTCGCATGCCGCCCTGAGGCGTCCCTTATCACCCTGGTTCCGCGCTCCGCTTAGGCGGATGGTTCCGGAACCACGACTGCTGCTAAGCAATTTGTTTGACGGTTTTCGGCCGGTGCGGTTTGGTTTTCTCGCCACCCGCAAGCAGGAATGGTCAAGAGCCCAGCCGAACATGGGATAGACTAGAACAGTTGTCACGGGGTATGGCGCAGCTTGGTAGCGCGCTTCGTTCGGGACGAAGAGGCCGCAGGTTCAAATCCTGTTACCCCGACAATAGTGAAAGGGCCGGATCATACGATCCGGCCCTTTTGCGTTGCCGCTGTGGCTCGTTAAAGCCGCCGTGAACCGCATTATGGCCGAGCAGGCACGTCGGGCTGTCGTTGTCACCGACAGCAGCAAGCTGGGTGAAACGGCGTTCGCGCTGGTCGGCGGCACCGAGCTTTTCGCGGCTGTGCTTACCGACTCCGCAGCCGATGCGGCCCGGGTCACTTCGCTGCGCGATGCCGGATACGACGTCATCATCGCGGAGTAGTTCGCGCCTCACACGCCAAGCCGCTACCCGCTGACGCGGCGCCAATCCTCAGGTGCCGTCGATAGGATGGAGCGGTTCTGACACCTGATCCGGAAGAGTTATGACGACACCGCTTTTGGTCGCCTTCGACCTTGACGACACCCTCGCCCCTTCGAAGACCGCGATCGACGCTCGAATGGGTGCGCTCCTGTCTGCGCTCAGCCAGCGCGTCGAGGTTGCCATCATCTCCGGTGGTCAGTGGGACCAGTTCAACAGCCAGCTCGTCGCGAATCTGCCCTCAGACACCGATCTCACGCGCATTCACCTGCTGCCCACGTGCGGTACGCAGTATTGGCGCCACGATGGTTCCGCCTTCGCCCCGCTGTATGCGGAAAACCTCACTGCGGAGCAGAAGGCAGCGGCTTTGCGCATCGTCGAAGCGGAAGCGCGCGCGCTGGGGCTGTGGGAAGCGGAACCATGGGGCAACATTTTGGAGGACCGCGGTTCGCAAATCACGTTCTCCGCACTCGGCCAGCAAGCTCCGCTCGATGCGAAGAAGGCGTGGGATCCGGACGGTTCGAAGAAGGCGCGTCTGCGCGACGCCGTGGCCGTCCACCTGCCTGACCTTGAAGTGCGCTCGGGTGGATCAACGTCAATTGATATCACCCGAAAGGGCATCGATAAGGCGTACGGGATGAACAAGCTGGCGGCCGCCACCGGCATTTCACTTGACGACATGCTGTTCTACGGCGACCGCCTCGATCTGGGTGGCAACGATCGCCCCGTGCTCGATATGGGCGTCGAGTGTGTGAGCGTAGACGGCCCTGCCGACACCGCGGATCATCTCGACGAGCTGATCCCCCAACTCCCCTGAATTCGTAACGAGAACGGCGGCCCGAATCTCTTCTGGCCGCCGTTCTCGTGATGAGGCGCGTTAGCTGTTGTAGCCCTGGGGGTTCTTCGTCTGCCAGGTCCAGTAGTCACGGCAGGCGTCATCAATCGTGAGCTGTGCCTTCCAGCCGAGCTCACGCTCTGCCTTCGACGGGTCGCAGTAGGTTGCGGCAACGTCACCGGCGCGGCGCGGCTTAATGTTGACGGGCAGTTCGTGGCCGATGGCCTTCTCGAACGCCGCGACGACACCCTTCACGCTGACGGGTTCACCGGTTCCGAGGTTGTAAACGCAGTACCCAGGCTGGGCTTGCTCGAGCGCAACCACGTGGCCGCCTGCCAGGTCAACGACGTGGATGTAGTCACGCAGACCGGTGCCATCCGGGGTGTCGTAGTCGTCGCCGAAGATACCCACTTCGTCCAGCGTGCCGATGGCAACGCGAGACACAAACGGCATGAGGTTGTTGGGGATTCCTGCGGGGTCTTCGCCAATCAGTCCCGACGAGTGCGCGCCCACCGGGTTGAAGTAGCGCAAAACGGTCACGGCGAGGTCAGGTGAAACCGCCGCGACGTCTTCGAGCACCTTCTCGTTCATGCGCTTCGACTTCGAGTAGGGGTTCGACAGGTCAACACTTGTCGTCGACTCTTCTGTGAACGGAAGATCCGCTGGGTCGGAGTACACGGTTCCGGTGCTGGAGAACACAAACGACTTCAGGCCACGCTCGATGCCCACGCTCAGCAGCGTAAACGTGCTGCCGAGGTTGTTGGAGTAGTACTTCAGCGGCAACTGGGTGGATTCCCCTACGGCCTTGTGCGCTGCGAGGTGAATGATCGAGTCAAACGGACCATACTCGTCGAACACGCTCGACACCGTGGCCGGGTCCTTGGCGTCACCGACAACGAGCGGTGCGGGCTTGCCGGTAATTTCTGCGACCCGCTCAGCGGCAACGGCCGACGTTGCCGACAGGTCGTCAAGGAGAACGACCTCGTGGCCTGCATCGAGCAGTGCCACGGCCGTGTGAGTGCCAATGTAGCCGGCGCCGCCGGCGAGAAGTACGCGCATGAACCCAGTTTACGTGGCGCGGCTTCTCAGCCCCGGCCTATTGCACGCCCTGCGGCAAAAGCACCCCGTTCGATTCTTCGAGATAGCACGAGCCGCACAGCGATTCATATGTCACAAAGTGCTCGTCACGCACGGCCGCCGTCGCTGCGTCAATGGCGACTTGATCGCCGTCGAAGATAAAGCGTCCGCCGATCACCCGACCGTTGAACACGGCCTTGCGCCCGCAACGACAAATGGTCTTGAGCTCTTCAAGCGAGTGCGCGATTTCCAGCAGCCGCCGTGAACCCGGAAATGCCTGCGTGCGAAAGTCGGTGCGGATTCCGTAGGCGATCACCGGAATGCCATCAAGCACCGCAATACGGAACATGTCGTCGACCTGCGCAGGAGTGAGAAACTGCGCCTCATCGACGAGGAGACACGCAATACGGTGTTCCCCAGGCACCAGCGCATCTGCCGCATCTCGCGCCAGGCGCTCGCGTGCGGCGGTAATCACGTCGCGCGCGGCAGCATCGGCTGGCAACAGAATATCGACTTCACGCGTCATGCCCAGGCGCGATTCGACCTGGCTCGCGCCCTTGGTATCGATGGCGGGCTTCACCAGCAGCACACGCTGGCCGCGTTCTTCGTAGTTGTAGGCCGCCTGCAAGAGTGCAGTCGACTTCCCGGAGTTCATCGCGCCATAGCGGAAGTACAGTTTGGCCACCAGAAGAGTCTACAAAGATGTGGCTCCTACGCAGGACAGAACCGCGGGTACGTGAACGCAAACGAGCCCGCCCCTCGAAAGGGACGGGCTCGTGAAAGCGTGAGTGCTTAGCGGTTGATCTGCAGCGCCTCAGCGGTTTCTGAGACGACCTTGTCAGCCTCAGCCGGCTTGTCGTTCAGCGTCTCGCCATAGGTGGGGATGAGCTCCTTGAGGCGCGGTTCCCACTCGCCAATGCGGTCGGGGAAGCACGTGTTCAGCAGGTCGACCATGATCGACACGGCCGTCGACGCACCCGGCGATGCGCCAAGGAGACCGGCAATCGAGCCGTCGGAGTGCGCGATGACCTCGGTGCCGAACTGCAGCTTGCCGCCCTTCATCACCTGAGCGCGTTGACCGGCGTTGAGAAGAACCCAGTCTTCGTCCTTCGCCGTGGGCATGAACTCGCGCAACGAGTCCACCTTGCCCTTGTGCGTCTTCATGAGCTCACCAACGAGGTACTTGATCAGGTTGAAGTTTGTGAGTCCGACCTTGATCATGCTGAAGACGTTGTGGAAGCGAACCTGCGTGATGAGGTCCATCATGTTGCCGTTCTTCAGGAACTTCGGCGTGAAGGTCGCGAACGGTCCGAACAGAATCGAGGTCTCGCCGTCGACAACGCGGGTGTCGAGGTGCGGCACCGACATCGGCGGCGCACCAACGGCAGCCTGCGAGTACACCTTGGCCTTGTGCTGCGAAACGATGGCAGGGTTGGACGTCTTCAGCCACTGGCCACCGATCGGGAAGCAACCATAGCCCTTGATCTCAGGAATGCCCGAGCCCTGCAGCAGCTTGAGGGCCCAGCCACCAGCGCCAACGAAGACGAACTTGGCGTTGATGGAACCAGGGGTGCGGCCGAGCATGTCGCGGAAGTTCACCTTCCACGTGCCGTCCTTCTGACGCTTCAGCTTGCGAACCTCGCGGTTCGTGTAGAGCGTCGCACCCTTGCTCGTCATGTTGTCGAACAGCTGGCGGGTGACGGAACCAAAGTCAACGTCGGTGCCGGCAGGCACTCGGGTCGCCGCGAACGGCTCGCCTGCAACACGCTTCTGCATGAGCAGCGGTGCCCACTGGTTGATGACGCGGCTGTCTTCGCTGTACTCGATGCCAGCGAACAGCGGCTCGTTCTTGAGCGCCTCATAGCGGGTCTTGAGGTACTTGACGTCTTTTTCGCCGGTAACGAAAGTCATGTGAGGAGTGGGATTGATGAAGGTGTCAGGAGCGTTGAGCACGCCCTCCTCCATCAGCTTCGTCCAGAGCTGGCGGCTCTGCTGGAATTGCTCGTTGATCGAGATGGCCTTGGCCGGGTTGACGGAACCATCGGCTGCGGCAGGCATGTAGTTCAATTCACACAGCGCTGCGTGGCCGGTGCCCGCGTTGTTCCACGCGTTGGACGACTCCTGCGCGACGTCGGAGAGTCGTTCGAAGACGACGATCTTCCAGTCCGGCTGAAGCTCTGAGATAAGGGTGCCAAGGGTGGCACTCATCACTCCGCCACCAATAAGAACGACGTCTACAGTTTCACTCACCCGACTAGTTTAAGCCGTCGGATGCCGCACCCTTGCCCGTAGGCGGGTTCTTGGCCTCGTCAATTGATCCGATACGAAAGAAGTCCCCTTCTTTCGGCAGTAATTTTGATTCCGTTGCCTGCTAATTATTTCGGTTGACATCAATTTGCGGCACGAACTGGTCAATCGCCTCAAGAAGCAAACCCGCACTAAAGGCAACAACCGCCACAAAGAGCCCGGTAAGCAACGATCGGGCAATCGCGCGGCCCGCCGTTCCTGAGCCCGAAGCCCACGCGACGACGCCGCTCATGGTGAGGCAAATCACGACCACGCTGATGGACGCCACCGCGCGCACGTCTTCGGAGACGAGCAGCACCGTGACTGTCAGCGGAAGCGCGCCTGATATGAAGCCAAGCACCGTGAGGAACCCTCCCCACCAGGGCTGCCACGCAGGCGGCGGTGGGTCAAGGAGGCCGAGGTCGGTTTCGAGATGGGCGGCTAGCGCGTTGCGCTGGGTGAGTTGGGTTGCCACTTGCTTTGCCAACGGGGCATCCAAACCAAGGTTGCTGTAATGCTCTTCAAGGTCGCTGAACTCTTCCTCAGGCGACCGCGCCAACAGCACCTGCTGGCGTTCAACGGCCCGACGCTGGTGCCCGCGTTCCTGCGCAAGCTCAGCAAAGGTTCCGGCAGCCAACGACAGCGCCCCGGTGATGAGCACGATGGCTGCGGCAAAGCTGACCGTCGTCATGTCGGCGCCTGCGCCCATAAATCCCTGAATTGCGCCGGTGGTCGTCATGACGCCGTCGTTGGCGTCGAGCGCCCAGCGGCGGCCAGTGGAACCGTCGATGATGTCGCGGCGAGACCGAATGAACATGACGCCATCATGCCCAACCCGCGCGGTTTAGGGAACTTCGGCGAGACGACAATCGCGCCGAGCCCGCAGGCCCGACGCGATTGTCATGTGAATGGGAGCTTATGAAGCCAAGCGCTTGGCGACGACCTCGGCGATCTGCACGGCGTTCAGCGCGGCACCCTTGCGGAGGTTGTCGTTCGAAATGAACAGCACGAGACCCTTGTTTTCCGGCGCCGACTGATCGGCACGGATACGACCGACGTAGCTCGGGTCGTTGCCAGCCGCCTGCAGCGGAGTCGGAACCTCTTCGAGCGCGACGCCGGGAGCCTTAGCGAGAATCTCGCGGGCGCGGTCGGGCGTGATGTCGTCGGCAAATTCGGCGTGGATCGACAGCGAGTGGCCGGTGAAAACCGGAACGCGCACGCACGTGCCTGCGACGCGGAGGTCGGGCAGGCCAAGGATCCGGCGGCTTTCGTTGCGCAGCTTTTTCTCTTCGTCGGTCTCGCCCTGGCCATCGTCAACAATGCTGCCCGCGAGCGGAATCACATCAAACGCGATGGGTGCGACGTACTTCTCCGGCTGCGGAAAGTCAACGGCTGCGCCGTCGTGCACGAGGTCAAGCACATTGCCCTGGGCCAGCACGCCTTCGACCTGGCCCAGGAGCTCCTGAGCGCCAGCAAGACCCGAACCGCTCACCGCCTGGTACGTCGAGACGATGAGACGCTCAAGGCCGGCAGCTTCGTGCAGCGGCTTGATGACGGGCATCGCTGCCATCGTGGTGCAGTTGGGGTTGGCGATGATGCCCTTGGGCGGGTTGACGGTCGCTTCCGGGTTTACTTCGCTGACGACGAGCGGGACGTCCGGGTCCATGCGCCAAGCGCTGGAGTTGTCAATGACAACGGCGCCGGCTTCGGCAAAACGGGGGGCGTGCGCGCGCGAGCCCGTCGCTCCGGCCGAGAACAGGGCAATCTCAATGCCCGTGGGGTCGGCGGTCGCGACATCTTCAACGATGATCGACTGGCCACCGAACTCAATGGCCTTACCTGCGGAGCGTGCCGTCGAAAACAGTCGCAGCTCACGAATTGGGAAGGCGCGCTCCTGGAGAATTTCGCGCATCACGGTGCCGACCTGACCGGTCGCGCCAACGATGGCAACGGAATATCCAGATTCAGAAATACGCGTCATATCGAGTCCTTCGATGTAAGAAGTGGACGCGCCAGAGCCGACGCGTTGCCACGTTCGGCGATCGTTGCCGTTGGCTGATCTTACAACCGTCCTCTGAGTACCCCGCGCCATATGACGCCCGAGGCCGCCACTCCGGTATCTGATGTGGCGGCCTCGGGACTGGCTACCGTTCTACCGGAACCATATCTGGCGCGGATTGCTCAGCCTGCGGTTCCGGGGCGGGAGGCCTACTGCCAGACACCACCGATGGTTGTGCACCCTCACGCTTCTTGCGCACTTTCGCGGGCTTTGCCTTGCGCTGGATGACGGTGATTCCCACGGCGACGATCAGGACGACACCCTGGAAGACTTGCGGGGCCCACTGGCCGACGCCGGTCAGCAAGAGTCCGTACGACCCGGTCTGCAGCATGAGCACGGCCACGACCGTTCCCCACGAGTTGAAGCGACCGCCGCGGAACTGTGTCGCCCCTAGGAACGCGGCGCTGAAGGCCGGCATCATGTAGGCGTTTCCTGCCATCGGGTCAGCTGCTTGGATGCGACCGAGCAGGATGATGCCTGCGAACGAGGCGAGGATCGCGGAGACGAGGATCGCGCCGAGCTTGAGGCGGTCGACGTTGATGCCCGCCAACCGTGCAGCCTCCGGGCCGAAACCAGCGGCGTACATGCGACGGCCGGTTGCGGTGCGCTCCAACACGAAGCCGAGGACGATCATGATGATGAGCATGTAGTAGACGGGCAGCGGAATGCCGAGGAGACTCCCGGTCGAGATCTTGCTGAACTCGCCAGCGATGCCCACCGTCAGAATCTTGTTGTTCGCAACACCGACGGTGATCGCCGAGATGATCGCGCCGGTGGCGAGCGTTGCGATGAAGGAGTCGATGCGGAGCTTCAAAATGACGAAGGCGTTGAGCAACCCCATGAGCGCACCGCCACACAGTGTCAGCACGATAACGAAGGGGATGGGCAGGTCTGTGTTGCCAAGGAGCCAACCGGCCGTCACCAGCGAGAAGCCCATCACCGCGCCGATGGAGAGGTCAAAGACGCCGACCGCGAGCGGCATGATCACCGCCATCGCGATCATCGCGGTGACCGTGCTCTGGTTAAGAATGCCCAGCGGGGTGCTGCTGCGTAAGAAGGTGTATGGGATCCACAGGCTGAAGATCAGGATCAGCAGGAGCCACACATAGACCGCACCAATGTTGCGCGGAGCGAGGGTTTTGAAGAAGTTTCGGTTGTTCTCAGTCACGAGAGCGTCCTCTTTTCTGGAGTGCTTGTAGAGAGCGGCGGCTAGCTGTCTGGCGACATCGCCACGATGAGCCGGTGCTCTGAAATCTCGGATCCGTGCAGTTGTTCACTCACCTGGCCGTCGACCAGCACGAGCACGCGGTCGCACAGTCGGGTGAGGTCTTCGAGGTCGGAGGACGCAACAAGCACCGGCGTGCCAGTCGCGGCAACATCACGCACCTGTTCGTACATGGCTTTTCGTGCGCCAATGTCGACGCCACTCGTGGGGTCATCCATGACGAGCAGGCGCGGCCCAACATTGAGCCATTTGCCGAAGATGACCTTCTGCCTGTTACCGCCAGAGAGCGCGGCATAGTCGCGGCTGGGCACGCGTGGCCGAATATCAAGGCGCTCCATCCAGAGGTCAACACGCTGCTTTTCAGCTGCTTTGTTGATCACACCGAATCGGGTGAGCCCGTCGATATCGCCCATCGTCAGGTTCTCGGCAATACTCATGCCGCGAACAGCGGCCCCGGGCTCACGGTTGGCGAGCACGAGCGCAATGCCCGCTCGAATCGCCGCCGCCGGCGTCAGTGATTCAAGTTGTTCTCCGTCAATCACGACGGTTTCTGCCCGCCCGTTGGCATCTCCGTAGAGAGCGGAGGCAACAGTCTCTCGGCCAGACCCGTCAAGGCCGGCCACTCCGACGATCTCGCCAGGTGCCAGTTCAACGTCGAACTGTCGAAGCGTCGTTGAGCTCAATCCCGAAATCGACACGCGTGCCGGTTGCCCCGTGGGTGCGGGGCGACGCTCGTCGTCAGCAGCAATCTCCTCGCCGACGATGAGAGCAGCAAGCCCGGCACGATCAAGTCCGGCTGTGGTCGTGCTGGCAACAACGCGACCATCCCGCAACGCGGTGATGCCTGTGCAGAGTTGGGTGACCTCATCGAGGCGGTGCGAAACATACATCACGGCAACTCCGCGAGCTGCCACTTCTCGCACAATCTCAAAGAGACGTTCCACGTCATCGACGGGCAACGCCGCGGTCGGCTCGTCCAGCACCAGCAGCCGGGCGGGGCCGAGCTCCGAATCGTCGAGGCATCGCGCTACCGCGAGCGCCGTGCGTTCCACCGCGCTCAGGGTAGAAACCGGTGCGTCCAGATCGATCGTGACGCCAACACGCGCCAGGGATTCGGTCGCGATCTTGCGCAGCGGCGCCCAGTCGATACCAAACGTGCCGCGCGGGAATCCGCTCGTGAGGCCAAAGTTCTCAATGGCGCTGAACGCCTCGATGAGTCCGAGGTCCTGGTGTACAAAACGCAGACCGCTGTGCCGTGAGTCTTCGGGGCTACCGAGCTTGAGCGGGGAGCCTGCGACGAACACCTCTCCCCCATGATCAGGGTGGTGAAAGCCCGACAGAATCTTGATCAGGGTCGATTTGCCCGACCCGTTTTCTCCCACGAGTGCGTGGACCTCGCCCGCCGCTATCGTCAGCGAGGCATCTTGCAACGCACGAGCGTCACCAAAGGTTTTCGATACGCCACGGAGGGCGAGGGCCACATCAGTCATGTCAGACGCCCCACAGTGCCTTGAACTGGTCGGCGAAGTCAACGACCGAGGGGAACGTCTCGTCGCGCGATGGCAGGGTATCCTTCGTCACGATCCAGGCCGGGTATGTGTGCGCAACGGAAGGGGCGATATCTTCCCCGTTGAACATGCGCAACAAAGTATCGACGTGACGCCAAGCGAACTCGTACCCTGACGGGGTATCAATCGCCGCCAAATAGTCGCCGTCTGCGAGGTATCCCATTGCCGCCGCGCCGTAGCCGACGGTGACGAACCGTACGTTTTCTCCGACACCGCTCGCGCGCAGTGCGTCAGGCACACCGACCATCATGTC
This window encodes:
- a CDS encoding metallophosphoesterase; amino-acid sequence: MSSAGRTTRRLFAAAGIASAAAATWGFGIERHLYTLRQHTVAILPPRTDPIRILHLSDVHMAPWQGRKQAWLASLASLRPDLVINTGDNLGHQDALRGIKASFAGLAGVPGLYVHGSNDIVAPRPRNWLKYFAGPSEPSDGPVETLDTGALDEYFTDALGWRPLNNAAATLDVRGHHIGAFGVDDPHVGRDRMDMVPDLAASVADAELRFGVAHAPYRRVLDGLMAGGADVLFAGHTHGGQVRMPGFGALVANCDIPLHQARGLSTWHDDSRAIPLNVSAGVGHSIYAPVRFACRPEASLITLVPRSA
- a CDS encoding HAD-IIB family hydrolase; amino-acid sequence: MTTPLLVAFDLDDTLAPSKTAIDARMGALLSALSQRVEVAIISGGQWDQFNSQLVANLPSDTDLTRIHLLPTCGTQYWRHDGSAFAPLYAENLTAEQKAAALRIVEAEARALGLWEAEPWGNILEDRGSQITFSALGQQAPLDAKKAWDPDGSKKARLRDAVAVHLPDLEVRSGGSTSIDITRKGIDKAYGMNKLAAATGISLDDMLFYGDRLDLGGNDRPVLDMGVECVSVDGPADTADHLDELIPQLP
- the galE gene encoding UDP-glucose 4-epimerase GalE; translation: MRVLLAGGAGYIGTHTAVALLDAGHEVVLLDDLSATSAVAAERVAEITGKPAPLVVGDAKDPATVSSVFDEYGPFDSIIHLAAHKAVGESTQLPLKYYSNNLGSTFTLLSVGIERGLKSFVFSSTGTVYSDPADLPFTEESTTSVDLSNPYSKSKRMNEKVLEDVAAVSPDLAVTVLRYFNPVGAHSSGLIGEDPAGIPNNLMPFVSRVAIGTLDEVGIFGDDYDTPDGTGLRDYIHVVDLAGGHVVALEQAQPGYCVYNLGTGEPVSVKGVVAAFEKAIGHELPVNIKPRRAGDVAATYCDPSKAERELGWKAQLTIDDACRDYWTWQTKNPQGYNS
- a CDS encoding thymidine kinase codes for the protein MAKLYFRYGAMNSGKSTALLQAAYNYEERGQRVLLVKPAIDTKGASQVESRLGMTREVDILLPADAAARDVITAARERLARDAADALVPGEHRIACLLVDEAQFLTPAQVDDMFRIAVLDGIPVIAYGIRTDFRTQAFPGSRRLLEIAHSLEELKTICRCGRKAVFNGRVIGGRFIFDGDQVAIDAATAAVRDEHFVTYESLCGSCYLEESNGVLLPQGVQ
- the mqo gene encoding malate dehydrogenase (quinone), with the protein product MSETVDVVLIGGGVMSATLGTLISELQPDWKIVVFERLSDVAQESSNAWNNAGTGHAALCELNYMPAAADGSVNPAKAISINEQFQQSRQLWTKLMEEGVLNAPDTFINPTPHMTFVTGEKDVKYLKTRYEALKNEPLFAGIEYSEDSRVINQWAPLLMQKRVAGEPFAATRVPAGTDVDFGSVTRQLFDNMTSKGATLYTNREVRKLKRQKDGTWKVNFRDMLGRTPGSINAKFVFVGAGGWALKLLQGSGIPEIKGYGCFPIGGQWLKTSNPAIVSQHKAKVYSQAAVGAPPMSVPHLDTRVVDGETSILFGPFATFTPKFLKNGNMMDLITQVRFHNVFSMIKVGLTNFNLIKYLVGELMKTHKGKVDSLREFMPTAKDEDWVLLNAGQRAQVMKGGKLQFGTEVIAHSDGSIAGLLGASPGASTAVSIMVDLLNTCFPDRIGEWEPRLKELIPTYGETLNDKPAEADKVVSETAEALQINR
- a CDS encoding VIT1/CCC1 transporter family protein, whose amino-acid sequence is MFIRSRRDIIDGSTGRRWALDANDGVMTTTGAIQGFMGAGADMTTVSFAAAIVLITGALSLAAGTFAELAQERGHQRRAVERQQVLLARSPEEEFSDLEEHYSNLGLDAPLAKQVATQLTQRNALAAHLETDLGLLDPPPPAWQPWWGGFLTVLGFISGALPLTVTVLLVSEDVRAVASISVVVICLTMSGVVAWASGSGTAGRAIARSLLTGLFVAVVAFSAGLLLEAIDQFVPQIDVNRNN
- a CDS encoding aspartate-semialdehyde dehydrogenase, yielding MTRISESGYSVAIVGATGQVGTVMREILQERAFPIRELRLFSTARSAGKAIEFGGQSIIVEDVATADPTGIEIALFSAGATGSRAHAPRFAEAGAVVIDNSSAWRMDPDVPLVVSEVNPEATVNPPKGIIANPNCTTMAAMPVIKPLHEAAGLERLIVSTYQAVSGSGLAGAQELLGQVEGVLAQGNVLDLVHDGAAVDFPQPEKYVAPIAFDVIPLAGSIVDDGQGETDEEKKLRNESRRILGLPDLRVAGTCVRVPVFTGHSLSIHAEFADDITPDRAREILAKAPGVALEEVPTPLQAAGNDPSYVGRIRADQSAPENKGLVLFISNDNLRKGAALNAVQIAEVVAKRLAS
- a CDS encoding ABC transporter permease, coding for MTENNRNFFKTLAPRNIGAVYVWLLLILIFSLWIPYTFLRSSTPLGILNQSTVTAMIAMAVIMPLAVGVFDLSIGAVMGFSLVTAGWLLGNTDLPIPFVIVLTLCGGALMGLLNAFVILKLRIDSFIATLATGAIISAITVGVANNKILTVGIAGEFSKISTGSLLGIPLPVYYMLIIMIVLGFVLERTATGRRMYAAGFGPEAARLAGINVDRLKLGAILVSAILASFAGIILLGRIQAADPMAGNAYMMPAFSAAFLGATQFRGGRFNSWGTVVAVLMLQTGSYGLLLTGVGQWAPQVFQGVVLIVAVGITVIQRKAKPAKVRKKREGAQPSVVSGSRPPAPEPQAEQSAPDMVPVER
- a CDS encoding sugar ABC transporter ATP-binding protein, which produces MTDVALALRGVSKTFGDARALQDASLTIAAGEVHALVGENGSGKSTLIKILSGFHHPDHGGEVFVAGSPLKLGSPEDSRHSGLRFVHQDLGLIEAFSAIENFGLTSGFPRGTFGIDWAPLRKIATESLARVGVTIDLDAPVSTLSAVERTALAVARCLDDSELGPARLLVLDEPTAALPVDDVERLFEIVREVAARGVAVMYVSHRLDEVTQLCTGITALRDGRVVASTTTAGLDRAGLAALIVGEEIAADDERRPAPTGQPARVSISGLSSTTLRQFDVELAPGEIVGVAGLDGSGRETVASALYGDANGRAETVVIDGEQLESLTPAAAIRAGIALVLANREPGAAVRGMSIAENLTMGDIDGLTRFGVINKAAEKQRVDLWMERLDIRPRVPSRDYAALSGGNRQKVIFGKWLNVGPRLLVMDDPTSGVDIGARKAMYEQVRDVAATGTPVLVASSDLEDLTRLCDRVLVLVDGQVSEQLHGSEISEHRLIVAMSPDS